The genomic interval GACGACCACGGCGACCGTCGTCGGACCGACCGACCCGCCGAGACCGCTGGCGACGTTCTCCGACCCGGGGTAGAGGACGACCGCCCCGACGAGGACGGCGAGCGTCGCGACGCTCATGGTCACCTCCCGATAGCGCAACGTCCGGAGGTTGTCGAGGAAGTCGACCACACCGGCGGACGGCTGTTCGGTCCCCATTGGGCCACCGTAGTCGACCGGGATGGAAGGTGCTCACTGGACCGGTGAAGCTCACCGTGACCGGTGAGTCACTGCGGCGGCGGTCGTCAGCCTCGGTGGTCGGGTGACGGTCTCAGGCGACCGGACGCGGGGCTTCCGAGCTCTGTCGAGCACTCACAGGTAGCGGCAAGGCGCGCTCAGACGTCCATCCGGCGGAGCCACCGCGTCGGGTTGTCGAGTTCCTCGTCGGTCGGGAGGTTGTCCGGGGACTCCCAGACGACGGCGGCGGTCTGGACGTCGCGGGCGGCCGCGACAGACTCGAAGAAGTCCTTGCCGCGTTCGTACTGGCGGCGCTTGCGCCCGAGACCGAGCAGGCGGCGGAACAGCGTCGAGATGGGGCCGCCCGCGTTGCGTCGGGCGTCGAGTTTCGCCCGGAGGTCGGCGTACTCCTCGTCGAACGTCTGGTCCATCAGGAGTTCGGCGTACCCCTCGACGGCGGTCATCGTGGTGTCGATCTCCTTCAGGTCCGAGCGGTCGAACTGGATGGCCGAGATGTCCTCCAGCGTGTCCTGGATGAGCGATTCGAGGTGGTCGTCGAGCCACGGGGCGGCCCCGAACTCGGCGGCGTGGCTCACCTCGTGGAAGGCGATCCAGCGCCGGAATCGCGGGAAGTCGGCGTCGAGCATGTCGGCGACCTTGACGATGTTCGGATGGACGAAGTAGAGGCGGTGCTCGTCGTGGTCCGAGAGGAGGAGCGGGTCGTACTGCCCGAGGACGTGGTTGGCGAGGAAGCCGACCGAGGCGGCGATGGAGCCGGTGTTGAGCGTCCGGGCGACGCCGGGGACGACGGCCGGGCCGACGTCCAGTTCGTCGAGGACGCGACGGAACGTCGGGACGTTCGCGTCGATCCAGTGGTGGCGGTGGTGGAGTTCGACGGTGTCTGGCAGGTCGAACTCGACACCAGCGACCTCCTCGATGCGGCGGTGGGCGGCCTTCACGTCGTCGGCGTACGCCTGCTGCTGGGCGGGCGAGAGGTCGAGGTCGCCGGGGTCCGTGGCGGCCTTCGCTGCCTCGCCGACGGCGTGCCAGTCGACCGGTCCGTCACCGGATGCCTCTGAGACGGCGCGCACCGCACGAAAGAGGTTCATGTCCGGTAGACGAGCACACGCTCCAAATGCCTTCCGGCTACCCCGTCTGACTACCGGGACGCGGCGACGCCGTCGGGCGACTCGGCGTACGCCTCGTACTCGTCGTCCGGTGCCGGGGTCGCACTGCGTCGACGGACGAGCGCCGTCACGAGCAACAGGAACAGGAGGCCGACGACGGCGGCGACCGCACCGCTCCGACTCGACGCCTCGTCGGCCTCGAACTCGTCGTCGGCCGCACTCCGGTCCGTCGCGCTCGTGTCGGTCGACTCGCTGGTACCGAGCGTGGTGGACCGGTCGTCGTCGAGCGACTCGCCGAACTCGACGCTGTCCTCGTCGTCCCAGTCGTCGTCGCCCCACTCGCTCTCCTCCGGTGGGTCGTCGCTCCCGCCGCGGAACCGTCGCGTCACGGCGAACGCGAGTCCACCGACGGCGGCGACGGTACCGAGTGCCGCGACGACGAGTAGTTTGCCGCGCCCGCCGCCCGATTCCTCTTCCTCGCCTTCCACGTCGACCCGGTCGGCCACGACGTGGCGACCGAACGGTGCCACGAACGTCGAGTCCGAGAGGTCGGCCTTGAACAGGGTGATGTCGGCCATGTGTCCCGAATCGTTCGCCGACGGCTTAGCGGTTGTCCCGATTCTCACCGTGTGGGATGGACACTCGGTGAGGGGTGCCTGCCACGAATCGCGGGCTACTTACTCCGAACCCGTGACTGGAACGTGTGGACGAGTCTCAACGCACCTTCCTCGACGACCTGTTGACGACCGCCTCGCCGTCGGGGTTCGAGACGCCCGCCACCCGCGTCTGGGTCGACTACGTCTCGACGTTCGCCGACGAGGTGACGGTCGACCCCTACGGCAACGCGGTGGCGACCGTCGAGGGGCCGGGTGACGCGAGCGTCGCCTTCGGCGGCCACGCCGACGAGATCGGGTTCATCGTGCGCGACGTCGACGACGACGGCTTCCTCTCGCTGTCGCGCATCGGCGGGTCCGACCGGACCGTCACCCGCGGGCAGCACGTCACCGTCCACGCGGACGACCCGGTCCACGGGGTCGTCGGCCAGACGGCCATCCACGTCCGCGAGGACGACGGTGACGGCCCTCCGGACGTCGAGAACCAGTACGTCGACATCGGGGCGACGAGTCGCGAGGAGGCCGTCGAACGGGTCGAGGTCGGTGACCCCGTCACGTTCTCCAGTGGCGTGCAGGACCTCCTCGGCACCCGACTGGCCGGTCGCGGCGTCGACAACCGCGTGGGGGTCTGGGCGGCCGCCGAGGGCCTCCGCCGGGCGAGCGAGCGTGGCACCGACGCGACGGTCCACGCCGTCGCCACCATCCAGGAGGAGGTCGGCTACGAGGGCGCGCGGATGGTCGGCGTCGACCTCGACGTCGACGCGTTCGTCGCCGTCGACGTGACCCACGCGACGGACGCCCCTGGCGCACCGACCGACCGGACCTCGCCCGTCTCCCTCGGCGACGGCCCCGTCGTCGCCCGTGGGTCGACGAACCACCCCGGCCTCGTCGACGGCGTCCGGGAGACGGCCGCGGGCGAGGGTATCGACGTGCAGTTGCAGGCGGCGGGGAGTTCGACGGGGACCGACGCCGACGCGATGTTCACGGTCGGCGGCCCGACGCCCTCGCTCAACCTGGGGGTTCCGAACCGCTACATGCACACGCCCGTCGAGGTGGTCGACACGAGGGACCTCGACGAACTGGCGGACCTGCTGGGAGCCGTGGGTACTCGGGTCGAGGGGTACGACCTCGGTCCCGGGTTCTAACGGCCCGTACGGGTCACCGGTACGACCGGCCCGCCGTCAGACCGTGGTCCGTCGGCAGACCGACCCCGGTCGTCGTCGACACCGTGCGAACCGGTCGCAATCGTCGTTTGCGGGGCGGTACCCGGTGGTATTAAGGTAATTCCCCGTCCGGTAGCGAACATGCCCGGTCGTCCGCTCGACGTACTCGAAGAATCGCTCGGTGAGGAAGTGACGGTGAATCTGAAAGGTGGGGAGGTGTACTCGGGGTCGTTGACCGGCTACGACCAGCACATGAACCTCGTCGTCGAGGACGAGGACAACGTAACGATTATCCGCGGCGATAACGTCGTCTCGATAACTCCATGACTGGCGCAGGAACACCTTCACAGGGGAAGAAGAACACGAAAACACACGTCAAATGCCGCCGGTGCGGCGAGAAGTCCTACCACAAGAAGAAGAAGGTCTGTGCGTCCTGTGGCTTCGGCAAGACCGCCAAGCGCCGGGGCTACGAGTGGCAGTCGAAGAAGAACGAGTAACGGCAGACCTCGATTTCTCTCTGCTCTCCACGCGCCGGGTAGCGACAGTGACGGCTCTGGTCGAGGCGGGCGGCAGCCCGCCGCCGATTCCGCTCGGAACCCACGTTCGTGCATACACTCGCCGAGCAGACTGTAGTGCTGGGCACAACCACGAGGTTTTTACTCGGCGGGCGGCCACTGTCGAACCGATGATGCACTCCGGGCCGCGCGAGAAGTGCGGCGTCGTCGGCATCGCTCTCGACGACCGGGCGGCGTCCAGACCGCTCTACTACGCCCTGTACGCTCTCCAGCACCGCGGGCAGGAGTCGGCTGGTATCGTCACCCACGACGGGTTCCAGCAGTACGACCACGTCGGGATGGGACTGGTCGGCGACGCGTTCGAGGAGGCCGACCTCGACGGCCTCCACGGCACCGTCGGCATCGGCCACGTCCGCTACCCGACGGCGGGGAGCGTCGACACCTCCTGCGCACAGCCGTTCTCCGTCTCGTTCAAGAGCGGGTCGCTCGGCCTCTCGCACAACGGCAACCTCGTCAACGCTACCGAGGTCCGCGAGGCCATCGCCGAACGCGGCCACGCGTTCACCAGCGACGGCGACACCGAGGTCATCGCCCACGACCTGGCCCGGAACCTGCTCGACGGTGACCTCGTCCGCGCGGTCCGGCGCACGATGGACCGCATCCACGGGTCGTACGCGCTCACCATCATGCACGACGACACCGTCGTCGGCGTGCGCGACCCGGAGGGCAACCGCCCGCTCTGCATCGGCGAACTCCCGGACGGCTACGTGCTCGCCTCCGAGTCGGCGGCCATCGACACGCTCGACGGGGAACTGATACGCGACGTGAAGCCCGGCGAACTCGTCGTCCTCGAACCGGACGGCTCGGGGTACGAGACCTACCAACTCGTCGACCGCGACCGAACCGCCCACTGCTTCTTCGAACACGTCTACTTCGCCCGGCCCGACTCCGTCATCGACGGGTCGCTCGTCTACGAGACGCGCCGGGACCTCGGCCGCGCGCTCTGGGAGGAGTCGGGCGTCGACACCGACGTCGTGATGCCCGTCCCCGACTCCGGGCGCGCGTTCGCCACGGGTTACGCCGAGGCATCGCAAGAGAACGGAGCCGACGTCGAGTTCGCGGAGGGGTTGATGAAGAACCGTTACGTCGGCCGGACGTTCATCATGCCGACGCAGGACGCCCGCGAGCGGGCGGTCCGCCTGAAGCTCAACCCCATCCGCTCGACCGTCGAGGGTCGGACCGTGACGCTCATCGACGACTCCATCGTCCGCGGCACCACCTCGAACCAGCTCGTCGACCTGCTGCGCGACGCGGGCGCGGAGGAGGTCCACATGCGTATCGGTGCGCCGCCCATCGCCGCACCCTGCTACATGGGCATCGACATGGCGACCCGCGAGGAACTCATCGCAGCGGGGCAGGACGTCGAGGACATCCAGGAGGACATCGGCGCGGACTCGCTGGCGTACCTCTCGGTCGACGCCATCGCCGAGGCGCTCACCGAGGGCCGCGACGACCTCTGTCTCGGCTGCATCACCGGCGAGTACCCCTACGACATCGACGGCGAGGCGACCGACCGTGACGTGACGCGGCCGTCCGTGACGCCGTCGGCCGCCGACGACTGAGCGACCGTCGACGTCGAACTGTCAATCCGGGCGTCGTTCGCCGACACGGTGAAGCCACCGACCGACGAGTGTTCTGGCAAAGTGAAAAACTGCCGTAAAGGGTGGTTAGAGCACCGATTACGGCCGTTCCGATTCGCTTAAACGGTCGGCGTCGGTACCCAGTGGTAATGAGTTCTCACGAGGTCTCGTACGGAGAGTCCACGCCCGTCTACGCCGTGGTCGTCGAGGCGGTCGCCGCGGAGAAGGGAGTCGACCCGCTCTCGCTCAAGCCACCGCTCTACGACGTGCTCGACCCCGAGGCGCTCGACGCGCTCTACGACGCCACCTCGGAGACGTCGTCCCACGTTCAGGTCGTCTTCTCCTACGCCGACTGCACGGTCACCGTGAACGCGAACGGGACTGTCGATGTCGGGAGCTAACACGACTCACACGCGCTCTCGCTGGCGAACTGGTACTCTGGGTTCGCAAGCCATCGTCGTGGCGAAACGCCCCGTCACCGAGCGATTCGGCCCGCAGGACGCCGGAGCGTCGGATGGGGGCCGGTCGACGGCACCCACATCGCAGGCTCAACTCACATCCGTCCACGGTGCCTCCTCTCGTCTATGTCCGAATGCGAAAACTGTGGGTCGTTCGTGACCGAAGCGTACGTCCGAGTGTTCGCGCCGCCGACGATGGAGACGGTTCGGGTCTGCCCGAACTGCGAGGACAAACTCCGTGACGGCGCGGACGTCCGGAAGGCGCGCTCCTCACGCGGCAACTGACGGCGTCGAAGACTGACACGGCAGCTACTTCTCCTCTCTGAACCATCCGACGGCGTGAAACACCGACTCACGTCGAGATTCGGGGGCCGAGAGGACCACACCGTCCTCGCACACGCGCTCGTCTGGGCAGCGGTACTCCTCGCCTCCGCGCTGGTACTCCAGGGAACCGACGACGCCAGGTACCTCGTTCCGCTCCTGGCCGGGGCCGCCGGGAGTAGTATCGTACTCAATTCGAGGAAGTCCCGACGGTCGTGTGAGGACACCGATACCGAGTCTCGACTGTAACAGCCCGTCCCACGCTGTCCGGAGCAGAACGCGGTGCGGCTGGGATTCGAACCACGGTCGCTCCACTCGCTGACGCTCCCTCCGCTCCCTGATTCAAATCCCACCTGTTCAGCATTCGCTGCTCACTGTCGTTCACGGTTCGCTCCGCTCTCCGTTCAGTGCGTGGGACTCGCTTCGCTCGTCCCACGCTGTTCGCAGCAGAATGCGGTGAGGCTGGGATTTGAACCCAGGAGGCAAATGCCACCGGTTTTCAAGACCGGCGCGATGGGCCAGGCTCCGCCACCTCACCTCGTACCGCCGTACCCGACCCGCCCTCTTTGGCCTGTCGGTCAGCGAGCGACCGAGAGGTCGCTCCCGTCGGCTAGGACCGTCAGGCCCAGGTCGTCCAGCACGTCGGTCGTCCGTTCGGGGACGATACGCCCGGCACGCTGGCGTGCCCGGATGAGCGAGAGCGCCTCCGCGAGGTCACGGCCCTCCTCGACGACGGGCAGGACGGGCAGGAAGTCCACGTCGTGGTCCGCGTCCAGCCCCCGGTCGGTCACCGTCTCGACGGCGGGCGGCGTGTAGGCCCCGTCGAAGTCGATGGGGTCGGTGAAGCCCGCGTAGTACACCCGACCGCGGGTCGCCGGGCCGACGACGACCTCGCTGGAGCGGAGCTTCATCGCCGCGTTGTCGATGTGCGAGCGTCCGAGGAAGGCGGCGGTCGGTTCCACGACGGCGGCGGAGATGACCTCCTCGCCGTCGAGGAGGTGCGTCGCGGTGTTGCCCGCCCGGCCCGCGAACGTCTCGCCGACCTGCACCTCGAACCGCGCCTCGTCGGGGTCCGAGAGCGCGTCGCGGACGACGCCGCGGAGTTCGGCCTGCGCCTCGTCGTCGCCGCGATAGTTGACGAGCAGTTCGCCGCCGCTGGTCTCGACCGAGCGACAGACGTCGCCCAGCATCGCGGTGTAGAGGTCCGTACACTCGGCCGGAGTGAGCGGCGAGGTGTCGGCCAGCGTCGAGAGGACGCCTTCGCGCGGCGGGTCACAGAGGACAGCGACCGTGGTCATACAGCGACGTGCGGCCCCCGCGGGCTTTATGCCCTCGGTGTGGAAGGAGAGGGTATGGCCCGGTTCAGACTCCTCGGTCCGCTCGCCGTCCTCTGCATCGTCGCGCTCGTGGTGGGTGCGCTCTGGTCGCTCTCGGTGCTGTTCACGGGTGACTACGTCTCCTCCGCCGGGGTCGTCCTCGGCGTCGTCATCGTCGTCGTCGGTAGCGGGGTCGTCGTCGGCAGACGGACCGACCGCTGGACAGACAACCCGTACTGGTGAGCCGGGGTCGGGGACGCAGACCCCTCCAGAACTGTACTCTCGAATCGCCTTCTCACTCCTCCTCGTCGTCGTCTCGGAGCTTCCGCCGCTGTATCTTCCCGGTCGTCGTCTGCGGGAGTTCGTCGACGAACTCGACCTCGCGGGGGTACTCGTACTTCGCCAGGCCGTCGCGCACGCGGTCCTGAATCGCCTCGCGGAGGTGGTCGTCGCCCGTGACGTCCTCGACCGGCTGGACGAACGCCTTGATGCGCTCGCCGCGAGTCTCGTCGGGGACGCCGACGACGCCCACCTGGGCCACGTCGGAGTGGTCGAGGATGGCGTTCTCCACCTCGCCGGGGCCGACGCGGTAGCCGCTGGTGATGATGACGTCGTCGTCGCGGGACTTGAACCAGCAGTAGCCGTCCTCGTCGCGCCGTCCGAGGTCGCCGGTGCGGTGCCACTCCTCGCCGTCGGGGTCGGTCACGGTCGCCGCGGCGGTCTTCTCGGGCGCGTTCCAGTACTCCTGGAACACGACCGGGTCGCCCGCACGGCGGACGGCGAACTCGCCGACCTCGCCGCGAGCCTGCTCCTCACCCGTCTCGGGGTCGAGGACCGCCACGTCGTGGCCGGGGACGGGCTTCCCCATGCTCCCGGCCTCGGCGGGGAACCACTCCCGGCAGTTGGTCACCAGCAGGTTCGCCTCGGTCTGGCCGTACAGTTCGTTGACGACCGTTCCCGACAGTTCCTCGTCGGCCCACGCCAGAATCTCGGCGGTGAGCGGCTCACCGCCCGAACAGATGGCGCGCAGCGAGAGGTCGTAGCGGTCGGCGGGCGCGTCGACGCGCATCATCATCCGGATGGCGGTCGGGGGGAGGAACGACCCCGTCACGTCGAACTCCGCCAGCACCTCGAACGCCGTCTCCGGGTCGAACGTCCCCATCGGATAGCCGACGACCGGTTGGCCGTAGTGCAGCGCCGGGAAGAGAAGGTCCCCCAGCGCCCCGATCCACGCCCAGTCGGCGGGCGTCCAGTAGACCCCGTCCAGGTCGCGCTCGAAGTACATCGTGAACGCCGGGCAGTGGCCCGCCCAGAGACCGTGGCCGTGGAGGACCCCCTTCGGCGGTCCGGTCGAGCCGCTGGTGTAGAGGACGACGGCGGGCGTCTCGTGGTCCGTCTCGGCGATGGCGAACGCGTCGTCCGCGGCGAGGAGGTCCGCGAACGCGGTGGTCCCGTCGGTCGGTGTTCCAGCGTCCTCGAGGTCGCCGTCGGTCGCCTCGACGACGTGCGTCAGGTCGTCGAGGTCGTCGGCGACCGTCGCGACGGCGTCGCTCACCTGCGGGTCGGCCACCACCGCGGACGCGCCGCTGTCTCCCAGTCGGTAGCGCAGCGAATCGGGGCCGAACAGGACGGACAGCGGAATCGAGACGGCTCCGAGTTTCCAGCACGCGAGGTGGGTCAGGAGGTTCTCGGGGCGCTGTGGACAGACGACGGCGACGCGGTCCCCCCGGCCGATGCCTCGCTCGCGCAGTCCGTTCGCGAGGCGGTTCGACAGGCGGTCGAGGTCGTCGAACGTGTACGTCTCGCGGCGGCCGTCCGGGTACGCCTGGAACAGCGCCGGGCGGTCGGTGTCCTCGTGCTTCCGGACCAGGTCGTGTGCGAGGTTGTAGCCGTCGGGGAACGACCACTCGAAGGAGTCGCGACACTCCTCGTAGCTCCCGTCGAGGGTGACGTGCCAGGCCATACCGTACGGCCACTCCCTGCGGGCAAGAATAGGTTCCGCCCCCGACGGACCGCCCCCCGCTCAGAGGAACGCGAACCGCGGGACGGCGGTCGAGACGTCGACGGACGCGAACGCCTCCTCGTCGGCGAGCGAGGCGACGAACGCGCGTTGCTGGTCTCCGTTCGCCGTGTTCGACAGCGTCCACTCGTGGTGCTCGTCGTCGTCGGTCCACGCGAGGGTGAGGCGCGCGCGACGAGTGCGGGTGCCCTCCGTGAGCGCGATTCGCTCGACCGAACCGAGCGGGACCGCGTAGTTGCGCTCTTCGGCCGCCAGCGCCTCGTCGGGTGACCAGTCGTCGAGTTGCCCCCGGGTACGTTCGCCCATGTCGGCGCGCAGGAGCATCGAACTGAACGACTCGCCCGCGAAGCACCACACGAGTCGCTCGTCGGTCACCACCACCTCCCAGAACTCCAGCGAGGTGGGGCGCTTGCGGAACCACTCGGTGAATCGACCGAGGACGCGTTCGTCGTCTACCGTCGACGGACGGTCGCGGTCGCTCGATTCCCCGACGGTCGGCGTCGCTGTCTCGCTGTCGGCCGTCATCGTTCGATGAGCGCGGCGATGTCCGCCGGGACGCGGCTGTTCGACTGGGTGGCCAGCGAGACGAACACGAACAGCGCGATGGCCAGCAGGAGCGCCGTCGCGCCGACCGGGACGCCGTTCATCGTACTGCTGTAGAACCCGCTGATGTCGCTCCCCGTCGCCTCGTACCCGGCCTGCGTGAGGATGCGCGGAATCGCGCTGAACACGAGGTTGAACCCCATCCCGCCCAGCGCGGCGGCGATAGCGCCGGCCGCCGTGGCTCCCTTCCAGTTCATCCCGAGCGCCGCGACGGGGAAGATGGCCGCGGCGAAGAACCCCCAGCCGATGGTGCCGAGGATGCCGACGAGTTCGCTGGAGAAGAACACGACGAACGTCGACATGACGGTGAGGAAGGCGAGCGCGACCTGCGTGAGTCGGAGTTCTTGGCGGTCGCTCTCGACGTCGTA from Halomarina salina carries:
- a CDS encoding zinc-dependent metalloprotease — translated: MNLFRAVRAVSEASGDGPVDWHAVGEAAKAATDPGDLDLSPAQQQAYADDVKAAHRRIEEVAGVEFDLPDTVELHHRHHWIDANVPTFRRVLDELDVGPAVVPGVARTLNTGSIAASVGFLANHVLGQYDPLLLSDHDEHRLYFVHPNIVKVADMLDADFPRFRRWIAFHEVSHAAEFGAAPWLDDHLESLIQDTLEDISAIQFDRSDLKEIDTTMTAVEGYAELLMDQTFDEEYADLRAKLDARRNAGGPISTLFRRLLGLGRKRRQYERGKDFFESVAAARDVQTAAVVWESPDNLPTDEELDNPTRWLRRMDV
- a CDS encoding LSM domain-containing protein, giving the protein MPGRPLDVLEESLGEEVTVNLKGGEVYSGSLTGYDQHMNLVVEDEDNVTIIRGDNVVSITP
- a CDS encoding DUF7563 family protein, whose amino-acid sequence is MSECENCGSFVTEAYVRVFAPPTMETVRVCPNCEDKLRDGADVRKARSSRGN
- the purF gene encoding amidophosphoribosyltransferase, which gives rise to MMHSGPREKCGVVGIALDDRAASRPLYYALYALQHRGQESAGIVTHDGFQQYDHVGMGLVGDAFEEADLDGLHGTVGIGHVRYPTAGSVDTSCAQPFSVSFKSGSLGLSHNGNLVNATEVREAIAERGHAFTSDGDTEVIAHDLARNLLDGDLVRAVRRTMDRIHGSYALTIMHDDTVVGVRDPEGNRPLCIGELPDGYVLASESAAIDTLDGELIRDVKPGELVVLEPDGSGYETYQLVDRDRTAHCFFEHVYFARPDSVIDGSLVYETRRDLGRALWEESGVDTDVVMPVPDSGRAFATGYAEASQENGADVEFAEGLMKNRYVGRTFIMPTQDARERAVRLKLNPIRSTVEGRTVTLIDDSIVRGTTSNQLVDLLRDAGAEEVHMRIGAPPIAAPCYMGIDMATREELIAAGQDVEDIQEDIGADSLAYLSVDAIAEALTEGRDDLCLGCITGEYPYDIDGEATDRDVTRPSVTPSAADD
- a CDS encoding acyl-CoA synthetase, producing the protein MAWHVTLDGSYEECRDSFEWSFPDGYNLAHDLVRKHEDTDRPALFQAYPDGRRETYTFDDLDRLSNRLANGLRERGIGRGDRVAVVCPQRPENLLTHLACWKLGAVSIPLSVLFGPDSLRYRLGDSGASAVVADPQVSDAVATVADDLDDLTHVVEATDGDLEDAGTPTDGTTAFADLLAADDAFAIAETDHETPAVVLYTSGSTGPPKGVLHGHGLWAGHCPAFTMYFERDLDGVYWTPADWAWIGALGDLLFPALHYGQPVVGYPMGTFDPETAFEVLAEFDVTGSFLPPTAIRMMMRVDAPADRYDLSLRAICSGGEPLTAEILAWADEELSGTVVNELYGQTEANLLVTNCREWFPAEAGSMGKPVPGHDVAVLDPETGEEQARGEVGEFAVRRAGDPVVFQEYWNAPEKTAAATVTDPDGEEWHRTGDLGRRDEDGYCWFKSRDDDVIITSGYRVGPGEVENAILDHSDVAQVGVVGVPDETRGERIKAFVQPVEDVTGDDHLREAIQDRVRDGLAKYEYPREVEFVDELPQTTTGKIQRRKLRDDDEEE
- a CDS encoding M20/M25/M40 family metallo-hydrolase, whose product is MDESQRTFLDDLLTTASPSGFETPATRVWVDYVSTFADEVTVDPYGNAVATVEGPGDASVAFGGHADEIGFIVRDVDDDGFLSLSRIGGSDRTVTRGQHVTVHADDPVHGVVGQTAIHVREDDGDGPPDVENQYVDIGATSREEAVERVEVGDPVTFSSGVQDLLGTRLAGRGVDNRVGVWAAAEGLRRASERGTDATVHAVATIQEEVGYEGARMVGVDLDVDAFVAVDVTHATDAPGAPTDRTSPVSLGDGPVVARGSTNHPGLVDGVRETAAGEGIDVQLQAAGSSTGTDADAMFTVGGPTPSLNLGVPNRYMHTPVEVVDTRDLDELADLLGAVGTRVEGYDLGPGF
- a CDS encoding HalOD1 output domain-containing protein codes for the protein MSSHEVSYGESTPVYAVVVEAVAAEKGVDPLSLKPPLYDVLDPEALDALYDATSETSSHVQVVFSYADCTVTVNANGTVDVGS
- a CDS encoding 50S ribosomal protein L37e, with amino-acid sequence MTGAGTPSQGKKNTKTHVKCRRCGEKSYHKKKKVCASCGFGKTAKRRGYEWQSKKNE